The Sphingobacterium bambusae genome includes a window with the following:
- a CDS encoding metallophosphoesterase family protein, with product MKILHTADWHLGKKLDYFSRLEEQREVLAEISEIAEREQVDAIIIAGDLFDTFNPPVEAVELLYKTLRRLSNNGERPVIAIAGNHDSADRIDAPDALARECGIIFVGYPKARVVPFEVQHGYALSKTDDGFIELLLPRHNYPLRIIHTPFANELRLKQFLGLESKEQKLNELLHEHWQTVADAYCDEQGVNMLTAHLYMLRRGGEILEEPEGEKPIKVGHADLIYSDGIPRQIQYTALGHLHRFQEIGGHPAPVVYPSSPLAYSFAEAGQEKGVVIIDAKPAQPVTYAKIPLKSGRALHRKKFLHIDEAVAWLHANPYALIELTLVSNTFLSSAELKRIHEAHDGIIHIIPVVKSEEMIEEKVQSINLDQDIDALFKDYFQYRLGQEPNHEIMQLLNEVINSNTETED from the coding sequence ATGAAAATATTACATACGGCAGATTGGCACCTCGGAAAAAAACTGGATTATTTCTCCCGCTTGGAGGAACAGCGCGAGGTGCTTGCCGAGATTAGTGAAATAGCCGAGCGCGAGCAAGTCGATGCTATCATTATCGCGGGCGATCTTTTTGACACGTTCAATCCGCCAGTGGAGGCCGTAGAGCTGCTCTATAAAACACTGCGCCGGCTGAGCAATAATGGCGAGCGTCCCGTTATCGCCATTGCGGGCAACCACGATAGCGCCGATCGCATTGACGCCCCTGATGCTCTGGCCCGCGAATGCGGAATCATCTTCGTTGGATACCCCAAGGCGCGGGTCGTCCCATTTGAGGTACAGCATGGCTATGCCCTGTCCAAAACCGATGATGGGTTTATCGAGCTACTCCTACCTCGCCATAATTATCCACTCCGCATTATCCACACGCCTTTCGCCAATGAATTGCGCTTAAAACAGTTTCTTGGACTGGAAAGCAAAGAACAAAAACTCAATGAATTGCTGCACGAGCACTGGCAAACTGTTGCCGATGCCTATTGTGATGAACAAGGGGTAAACATGCTCACCGCACACCTTTACATGCTTAGACGTGGAGGCGAAATACTGGAAGAACCCGAAGGGGAAAAACCCATCAAAGTGGGACACGCCGATCTGATCTATTCCGACGGTATTCCTAGGCAGATACAGTATACCGCACTGGGACACCTCCACCGATTTCAGGAAATTGGCGGGCATCCGGCGCCTGTTGTTTATCCCAGCAGCCCACTAGCCTATTCCTTTGCCGAAGCCGGACAGGAAAAAGGGGTTGTCATTATCGACGCGAAGCCTGCACAACCCGTCACCTACGCTAAAATACCCTTGAAGAGTGGCCGCGCACTGCACCGAAAGAAGTTCCTGCATATCGATGAAGCTGTGGCTTGGCTGCATGCCAATCCCTATGCCTTGATAGAACTGACCTTGGTCAGCAACACTTTTCTAAGCTCTGCTGAGCTAAAACGCATACACGAAGCCCACGATGGCATCATTCATATCATCCCGGTCGTCAAATCCGAGGAAATGATAGAAGAAAAAGTACAATCTATCAACCTCGACCAGGATATAGATGCCTTATTTAAGGATTATTTTCAATATCGCCTCGGACAAGAGCCCAACCATGAAATCATGCAGCTACTCAACGAAGTGATAAACAGCAACACAGAAACGGAGGACTAA
- a CDS encoding deoxynucleoside kinase translates to MHLAIVGNIGAGKTTLTEKLARHLNFEPQFEAVENNPYLEDFYSDMKRWAFNLQIFFLNSRFRHIVDLQSRGINMIQDRTIYEDAYIFAENLYDMGLMSARDFENYSNIFQSIVHYIKPPDLLIYLRASVPTLVSNIQKRGRDYESAIRLDYLSKLNEKYEKWIGNYKEGKLLILDKDNLDFANNPEDLGQIIGKIEAEMFGLF, encoded by the coding sequence ATGCATTTAGCCATCGTAGGAAATATTGGAGCTGGAAAAACAACCTTGACCGAGAAACTGGCTCGTCATCTCAATTTTGAACCCCAATTTGAAGCTGTAGAAAACAACCCCTATTTGGAAGACTTCTACAGCGACATGAAACGTTGGGCCTTCAACCTTCAAATATTCTTCTTGAATAGTCGTTTTAGACATATCGTAGACCTGCAGAGCCGTGGCATCAACATGATCCAAGATCGTACCATCTACGAAGATGCTTACATCTTTGCCGAAAACCTTTACGATATGGGCTTGATGAGCGCACGCGACTTTGAAAACTACAGCAACATTTTCCAAAGCATCGTGCACTATATCAAACCTCCAGATCTGCTGATCTACCTACGCGCTTCGGTGCCCACCTTGGTCAGCAATATCCAGAAAAGAGGTCGTGACTATGAATCAGCGATACGCTTGGATTACCTATCCAAGCTCAATGAAAAATATGAAAAGTGGATTGGTAATTACAAAGAAGGAAAATTGTTGATCCTCGATAAAGACAACCTAGATTTCGCAAACAATCCGGAAGACTTAGGACAGATCATCGGAAAGATCGAAGCAGAAATGTTCGGACTTTTCTAG
- the radC gene encoding RadC family protein, whose protein sequence is MGVHRLVIREWSEADRPREKLMDQGRRSLTNAELMAILIGSGSPDESAVELCRRILSGANNSLDNVSKLEVKELCGYKGIGEAKAISIIAALELGRRRRESEPESKPLLNSSRRVYDYFRFTMQDLEHEEFWVLYLDTACKLKDKQLIGRGGNDFTPVDIRFILKFAVQNTASSIILMHNHPSGSLKASPEDKQLTKQIVGATALLDISVSDHVIFTNSSYYSFRDEGLL, encoded by the coding sequence ATGGGAGTACACAGACTTGTTATTCGGGAATGGTCAGAAGCTGATCGTCCTCGCGAAAAATTAATGGATCAGGGGCGGCGTTCATTAACCAATGCCGAATTGATGGCGATCCTTATCGGGTCGGGGTCACCAGATGAGAGTGCCGTAGAGCTTTGTCGGCGTATACTCTCGGGCGCAAACAACAGTTTGGACAATGTTTCCAAATTGGAGGTCAAAGAGCTTTGTGGCTATAAAGGCATTGGTGAGGCGAAGGCTATTTCCATCATCGCGGCCTTGGAGCTCGGCCGCCGTCGTCGTGAATCTGAGCCCGAGTCGAAGCCTTTGCTCAACAGCAGTAGGCGTGTATATGATTATTTTCGATTTACCATGCAAGATTTGGAGCATGAAGAGTTTTGGGTTCTTTATCTAGATACAGCGTGCAAGCTAAAGGATAAACAATTGATCGGGCGCGGAGGGAATGATTTCACACCAGTCGATATCCGTTTTATTCTGAAATTTGCCGTTCAAAATACCGCTAGTTCCATTATCCTCATGCATAATCATCCATCGGGATCATTAAAGGCCAGTCCGGAAGATAAACAATTGACTAAACAGATCGTCGGTGCAACTGCGCTACTGGATATCAGCGTGAGCGACCATGTCATTTTCACAAATAGCTCCTATTACAGTTTTCGAGACGAAGGCTTGTTGTAA
- a CDS encoding carboxylesterase family protein: MNWKYFLLLLLFASQMSYGQQEAVKGKTSYNFLIDTEHYDKEKKNPLLIFLHGRSLSGHDLNRVKRYGVLYAKNRGVELPSSIVVAPQTSNGWDPDKVKDVLSYVLENYNVDEDRVYVCGMSMGGYGTMDFVGKYPELVAAAVAICGGGTMKYAESLATVPLWIQHGSADRAVPASESKKIYHAIKKVNPDAEAKLTIIPGGTHGSVERLFHRGDMYEWLFQHRKNN, encoded by the coding sequence ATGAATTGGAAATATTTTTTGCTGCTGTTGCTGTTTGCATCGCAGATGTCTTATGGGCAGCAAGAGGCTGTGAAAGGAAAGACTTCGTATAATTTTCTGATCGATACCGAGCATTACGATAAAGAAAAGAAAAACCCACTATTGATTTTTTTACATGGGCGTAGTCTTTCGGGGCACGATCTAAACCGGGTGAAGCGATACGGTGTGCTTTATGCAAAAAACAGGGGCGTAGAATTGCCGTCTTCCATCGTTGTGGCGCCACAGACTTCCAATGGATGGGATCCTGACAAGGTGAAGGACGTTTTGTCGTATGTATTGGAAAATTATAATGTTGATGAAGATAGGGTGTATGTTTGTGGCATGAGCATGGGTGGCTATGGAACAATGGATTTTGTTGGTAAATATCCCGAGTTGGTGGCTGCGGCGGTGGCTATTTGTGGGGGTGGTACAATGAAATATGCAGAAAGCTTGGCCACTGTTCCCTTGTGGATACAACACGGCAGTGCAGACCGCGCGGTTCCTGCATCGGAATCCAAAAAAATATACCATGCCATAAAAAAGGTGAACCCGGATGCGGAAGCGAAATTGACGATTATTCCGGGCGGTACGCACGGAAGCGTTGAACGCCTTTTCCATCGAGGCGATATGTATGAATGGTTGTTTCAACATCGTAAAAATAACTAA
- a CDS encoding peptidylprolyl isomerase: MSKAIIKTEKGDMTVQFYTEDAPNTVANFIKLAKSGYYDGLTFHRVIPDFVIQGGCPNSREGATGMPGTGGPGYKIDCELTGENQYHDRGVLSMAHAGRNTGGSQFFVCHSRNNTAHLDRNHTCFGKVIENVDVVDDIRQGDRILSIEVIED, translated from the coding sequence ATGAGCAAAGCAATTATTAAGACAGAAAAAGGCGACATGACTGTGCAATTCTACACAGAAGACGCTCCAAATACCGTAGCAAATTTCATCAAATTGGCGAAATCTGGGTATTACGATGGATTGACTTTTCACCGTGTGATTCCTGACTTTGTTATTCAAGGAGGTTGCCCAAATAGTCGTGAAGGTGCTACCGGCATGCCTGGAACTGGAGGCCCTGGATACAAAATTGATTGTGAGTTGACAGGAGAAAATCAATACCACGATCGCGGTGTGCTTTCTATGGCACATGCTGGACGTAACACTGGCGGTTCACAATTTTTCGTTTGCCACAGCAGAAACAATACGGCGCATCTAGATAGAAACCATACCTGTTTCGGTAAAGTGATTGAAAACGTGGATGTGGTGGACGATATCCGTCAAGGCGACCGCATTTTGAGCATTGAAGTAATTGAAGATTAA
- a CDS encoding DUF5606 family protein, which produces MNLRALVSVTGKTGLFKLIGQNKGGFILESLDEKKVKSTVNLSTTKMATLEDITIYGEEEEIRLLDVLEAVKASGKDTPDVKADGETLREFFREVAPGHDESRVYSSDIKKIISWYNIIKELPLFEEEAPAPIQ; this is translated from the coding sequence ATGAATTTAAGAGCATTAGTATCAGTAACCGGAAAAACCGGCCTTTTTAAATTGATCGGTCAAAATAAGGGTGGATTTATCCTCGAATCGCTAGATGAGAAGAAGGTAAAATCTACCGTAAACCTTTCGACCACAAAAATGGCTACGTTGGAAGATATCACCATTTACGGCGAAGAAGAAGAAATCAGGTTGTTGGATGTATTGGAGGCCGTAAAAGCATCTGGAAAAGATACACCAGACGTAAAGGCTGACGGCGAAACGCTACGCGAGTTTTTTCGCGAAGTAGCGCCCGGACACGACGAATCACGTGTCTACTCCTCAGATATCAAAAAAATCATTTCTTGGTATAACATTATCAAAGAATTACCTTTATTTGAAGAGGAAGCTCCTGCGCCTATTCAATAG
- a CDS encoding DUF1543 domain-containing protein has product MLESKLFMVLLGCKPEGRFTEQHDIFFGIGDELGQLKPAMVNFWPEADGKLHVDAWREVCVVEGYSISVLPREAAPTSKWKLFFVNLGGYRGQDFEEYHYKQLVVAEDVAGATKAAKGSSFFKDYISPHIDDKYGLDVDDVFSVEDALPKAMRERFKLLIEEKESAGRPDEVHVGYLKFSKLAAEY; this is encoded by the coding sequence ATGTTGGAAAGTAAACTATTTATGGTGTTGCTCGGCTGTAAGCCCGAAGGACGTTTTACGGAGCAACACGATATTTTTTTTGGAATTGGCGATGAGCTGGGGCAGTTAAAACCAGCTATGGTAAATTTTTGGCCGGAGGCCGATGGTAAATTGCATGTAGATGCCTGGCGAGAAGTGTGCGTAGTGGAAGGTTATAGCATTTCCGTACTGCCGCGTGAAGCAGCACCAACGAGTAAGTGGAAGCTTTTTTTTGTGAACTTGGGAGGATATCGGGGGCAGGACTTTGAAGAATATCATTATAAACAGCTGGTGGTTGCCGAAGATGTGGCGGGTGCGACCAAAGCTGCAAAAGGGAGTTCTTTTTTCAAAGATTATATATCACCACATATCGACGATAAATACGGCCTTGATGTAGACGATGTGTTTTCTGTGGAAGATGCACTTCCGAAAGCGATGCGCGAGCGGTTTAAATTGTTGATCGAAGAGAAGGAATCTGCAGGTAGACCCGATGAGGTACATGTAGGCTACCTTAAGTTTTCAAAACTGGCCGCAGAATATTAG
- a CDS encoding SelT/SelW/SelH family protein, which produces MKQTVTILYCPKCGWMLRAAYFAQEILTTFVDDIYGVTLVPSEVSGRFSVSVGDILLFDRKVEGRFPETKELKQLLRDVVNPTKKLGHSDKKDNQTEV; this is translated from the coding sequence ATGAAACAAACCGTTACCATATTATATTGTCCGAAATGCGGATGGATGTTGCGTGCAGCATATTTTGCTCAGGAAATATTGACGACTTTCGTCGATGATATCTATGGTGTAACGCTCGTACCTAGCGAAGTAAGCGGACGTTTTTCCGTTTCTGTAGGCGACATACTTCTATTCGATAGAAAAGTAGAAGGACGATTTCCAGAAACAAAAGAGCTGAAACAGTTGCTGCGCGATGTCGTTAATCCAACAAAGAAACTTGGACACTCCGACAAAAAGGACAATCAAACGGAGGTATAA
- the mazG gene encoding nucleoside triphosphate pyrophosphohydrolase, with protein MPYIAPDPQENPGKAFERLLTILDTLRVACPWDKKQTMESLRHLTIEEMYELTDAILEKDFAEIKKELGDVMMHLVFYAKIASEQQQFHVVDVLNTVCDKLIARHPHIYSDTDVENEDDVKRNWETIKLAEGNKSVLSGVPKGLPALVKAYRIQDKVRGVGFDWEDKSQVWLKVEEELAEFKQEFNMESGQVVDQEKAESEFGDLLFSLINYARHLHINPENALERTNKKFIQRFTHLEKRAAENGQSLQEMTLEEMDVYWNEAKKLQQP; from the coding sequence ATGCCATACATTGCTCCAGATCCCCAAGAAAATCCAGGTAAAGCTTTTGAGAGACTTCTTACTATTTTGGACACCCTACGCGTCGCATGCCCATGGGACAAAAAGCAGACCATGGAGTCGCTTAGACACTTGACCATAGAGGAAATGTATGAACTCACGGATGCCATTTTAGAGAAGGATTTTGCGGAGATTAAAAAGGAGCTGGGGGACGTCATGATGCATTTGGTGTTTTATGCTAAAATTGCCAGCGAGCAGCAACAGTTTCATGTCGTCGATGTGCTGAATACCGTATGCGACAAACTGATTGCTCGCCATCCCCACATTTATAGCGACACCGATGTGGAAAATGAAGACGATGTAAAGAGAAACTGGGAAACCATAAAACTTGCCGAAGGCAATAAATCGGTATTGTCGGGTGTGCCCAAAGGACTGCCTGCATTGGTAAAAGCTTACCGAATACAGGATAAGGTGCGCGGTGTGGGTTTTGATTGGGAAGACAAAAGCCAAGTGTGGCTTAAAGTAGAAGAAGAATTGGCCGAATTCAAACAAGAATTTAATATGGAGAGCGGTCAAGTTGTGGATCAGGAGAAAGCAGAGTCGGAATTTGGAGATCTTCTGTTTTCGTTAATCAACTATGCGCGCCACCTACACATTAATCCTGAAAATGCGCTAGAGCGCACCAACAAGAAATTTATCCAACGATTCACCCATCTGGAAAAACGAGCAGCGGAAAACGGTCAATCCTTGCAGGAGATGACCCTCGAAGAGATGGACGTATATTGGAACGAAGCCAAAAAGCTTCAACAACCCTAG
- a CDS encoding S46 family peptidase, with protein sequence MTTLKLKGSLLCCLLITVSAFNFSAIPDEGMFPLSELGRAGLKKAGLKITEKEIYNPGQVGLVDALVQVSGCTGSFVSPNGLIVTNHHCAFSAVQLASSPEFNYLKNGFVANSLEQEIEAKGLTIRITDSYSDVSDEILNAVSAISDPVERINTINKKRAEIAQKAEAQDPTIKAEVSEMFIGKTYVLFRYKTIEDVRLVYIPRQDIGEFGGETDNWVWPRHTGDFSFLRAYVAADGSSAKYSTKNVPYKPKKHLKINPQGVNENDFVFILGYPGRTFRHRPAQYIEYQEKFLLPYTSNLYDFQNQQMLKAGKDNVSTELALATRVKRNANVLKNYRGKLKGLHNIDLITQKRKEDEQLAQFINSKPELKSRYGSLMHDIEQHYRSVFEVAEKELWFNNMYSSTSLLRTANTINNFKSAILKQNGLKAQEEFFALNILEVKRHLDAIYASYNLMVDKAVAERMVKDAYLFEGANKLAYISKQGFPSAEVAADAVTASIDKSKLNNKELLYSTVLKDFQSIKNYNDDLLSAQKELDIELTAFNDEQKRREGVLNRLMGDYVAVKEKYQAKSFIPDANSTLRLTFGNIKGYSPVDATYMKPFTTIKGLIEKGNSGLEEFTYPESIKTAWLAKNFGAYAKKELNDVPVNILYNMDTTGGNSGSPIMNAYGELIGVNFDRSYDATINDFAWNEDYSRSIGVDIRYVLWIADKIDNAQFILKEMGI encoded by the coding sequence ATGACGACATTAAAATTAAAAGGCAGCTTACTCTGTTGCTTATTGATCACGGTGAGCGCTTTTAACTTTTCTGCCATACCCGATGAGGGTATGTTTCCATTGAGCGAGCTTGGAAGGGCCGGACTGAAGAAAGCGGGATTAAAAATTACCGAAAAAGAAATCTATAACCCAGGACAAGTGGGCTTGGTTGACGCCTTGGTTCAGGTAAGCGGATGCACCGGATCCTTTGTTTCTCCAAATGGATTAATTGTTACTAATCACCATTGCGCATTTAGTGCCGTACAGTTGGCCAGCTCGCCCGAGTTCAACTACCTAAAAAATGGCTTTGTTGCAAACAGCTTGGAACAGGAAATTGAAGCAAAAGGTTTGACCATACGGATAACCGACTCGTATAGCGACGTGTCCGATGAAATCTTGAATGCTGTATCTGCCATTTCCGATCCGGTAGAACGGATCAATACCATCAATAAAAAAAGGGCAGAAATAGCCCAGAAAGCGGAAGCGCAAGACCCAACCATTAAGGCTGAAGTATCGGAAATGTTTATTGGAAAAACTTATGTGCTGTTTCGATACAAAACTATTGAAGATGTGCGCCTCGTTTATATACCTCGTCAAGATATAGGTGAATTTGGCGGAGAGACCGATAACTGGGTTTGGCCACGCCATACCGGCGATTTTTCTTTTCTCCGCGCCTATGTAGCTGCAGATGGTTCTTCTGCCAAATACAGCACTAAGAACGTACCCTATAAGCCAAAAAAACACCTTAAAATAAATCCACAGGGCGTCAATGAGAACGACTTTGTATTTATTCTAGGCTACCCAGGCCGCACATTTAGGCACCGACCAGCACAGTATATCGAGTATCAGGAGAAATTCCTATTGCCCTATACGTCCAATCTCTATGATTTCCAAAATCAACAAATGCTTAAAGCGGGTAAAGACAACGTATCTACGGAACTGGCTTTGGCTACACGCGTCAAAAGAAATGCAAACGTCTTAAAAAACTACCGCGGAAAACTTAAAGGGTTGCATAATATAGACCTGATCACACAAAAACGCAAAGAAGACGAGCAACTGGCTCAATTTATTAACAGCAAGCCTGAGTTAAAAAGCAGATATGGCAGCCTAATGCATGATATCGAACAGCATTATCGCTCTGTTTTCGAAGTTGCGGAAAAAGAACTTTGGTTCAACAACATGTATAGCTCTACCTCTTTGCTGCGCACAGCCAATACGATCAACAACTTTAAAAGTGCTATTCTTAAGCAAAATGGACTAAAGGCACAGGAAGAATTCTTCGCCTTAAACATTCTTGAAGTAAAGCGTCATCTTGACGCTATCTACGCGAGTTATAATCTGATGGTAGACAAAGCCGTAGCCGAACGTATGGTTAAAGATGCATACCTCTTCGAAGGCGCAAATAAGCTAGCATATATCAGCAAACAAGGATTTCCAAGTGCCGAGGTTGCTGCAGATGCCGTAACCGCATCCATCGACAAATCCAAGCTAAACAACAAAGAGTTGCTGTATAGCACAGTGCTTAAGGACTTCCAATCGATTAAAAACTACAATGACGATTTGCTATCCGCACAGAAAGAATTGGATATTGAACTGACCGCCTTTAACGACGAGCAAAAACGTCGGGAAGGGGTGCTGAACAGGTTGATGGGAGATTACGTTGCTGTTAAAGAAAAATACCAAGCCAAAAGCTTCATCCCCGACGCAAACTCTACGCTTCGTTTGACTTTTGGCAACATTAAGGGGTACAGTCCTGTCGATGCGACCTATATGAAGCCTTTTACCACCATTAAGGGCTTAATCGAAAAAGGCAACTCCGGGCTGGAGGAATTTACTTATCCAGAAAGCATCAAGACGGCTTGGCTAGCCAAGAATTTTGGCGCCTATGCAAAAAAGGAATTGAACGACGTCCCTGTAAATATCCTGTATAACATGGATACCACCGGAGGTAATTCCGGCTCGCCTATTATGAATGCCTATGGCGAGCTCATCGGTGTTAATTTCGATCGATCTTATGATGCCACCATCAATGATTTCGCGTGGAATGAAGACTACAGCCGATCTATAGGTGTCGATATACGATATGTGTTGTGGATTGCTGACAAGATCGACAATGCACAGTTTATCCTGAAAGAAATGGGCATATAA
- a CDS encoding PA0069 family radical SAM protein has protein sequence MGLDQSQEEYLKGRGAQVNPNNKFFSNQYVQEHVEGLDEPFLGAESTKIIATYPKVILSRVDSPDIGFYQSLNPYQGCEHGCIYCYARNSHEYWGYSAGLDFERKILVKYNAVELLEKEFERKSYRPEVIFMSGNTDCYQPIERKLGITRGLLSTLLTYRHPVSLISKNVLMLRDLDMLSALAEMGLVSVSVTINSLREEVRRKMEPRTATAMSRLKLIEQLAERNIPVSLMIAPIVPGINSDEMPALIKSAADAGAKWASYTIVRLNGAIGDIFRDWVHKNYPDRAAKVLHGIESCHGGKVNDSEWGRRIRGDGEIANGIRQLFKSAVKKYMDKEDYPILRTDLFERPNRSPQMRLF, from the coding sequence ATGGGTTTGGATCAATCGCAGGAAGAATATCTAAAAGGAAGAGGAGCACAGGTTAATCCTAATAACAAGTTCTTTTCCAATCAATATGTGCAGGAGCATGTGGAGGGTTTGGATGAGCCCTTTCTTGGTGCGGAGAGCACGAAAATAATCGCGACCTATCCCAAGGTAATCCTTTCTAGAGTAGACAGTCCCGATATCGGTTTCTATCAATCTTTGAATCCTTATCAGGGTTGTGAGCATGGGTGCATATATTGCTATGCCCGAAATTCACATGAATATTGGGGATATAGTGCGGGGCTTGATTTTGAAAGAAAAATATTGGTCAAGTACAATGCTGTAGAACTGTTAGAAAAGGAGTTTGAACGGAAAAGCTATCGTCCGGAGGTGATCTTTATGTCGGGCAATACAGACTGTTATCAACCTATCGAGCGTAAGTTGGGCATAACCCGAGGGTTACTGTCTACTTTGTTGACCTACAGACACCCTGTTTCATTGATTAGCAAGAATGTTTTGATGCTGCGTGACTTGGATATGCTCAGTGCGTTGGCCGAAATGGGCTTGGTTAGCGTATCGGTGACGATCAATAGTTTGAGGGAGGAGGTGCGTCGTAAGATGGAGCCTCGGACAGCGACGGCCATGTCGAGGCTGAAACTTATCGAGCAGTTGGCTGAAAGGAATATTCCCGTATCGTTGATGATTGCGCCCATTGTGCCCGGCATCAACAGCGATGAGATGCCCGCACTGATAAAAAGTGCTGCCGATGCAGGAGCGAAATGGGCAAGTTATACCATCGTTCGTTTGAATGGCGCTATTGGAGATATCTTTCGAGATTGGGTGCATAAAAACTATCCCGATCGTGCGGCGAAAGTGCTGCACGGTATTGAATCCTGTCATGGAGGAAAGGTAAACGATAGCGAATGGGGGCGTAGGATACGCGGAGATGGTGAGATAGCCAATGGAATTCGGCAGCTGTTTAAATCAGCCGTAAAGAAATATATGGATAAAGAAGATTACCCGATTTTGCGTACAGATCTTTTTGAAAGGCCCAACCGAAGCCCGCAGATGCGCTTGTTTTGA
- the trpS gene encoding tryptophan--tRNA ligase, which yields MKETVVSGIRSTGKLHLGNYYGALSNFVKMQNDYNCFFFIADLHSLTTHPTPGDLSRTVREVVVEYLAAGIDPEKSTIYVQSDVPEVAELYLYMNMNAYLGELERATAFKDKVRANPDNVNAGLLTYPVLMACDILLHHGTKVPVGKDQEQHLEMTRTFGNRFNRLYNVDYFKEAFAFSYSDKLVKIPGLDGNGKMGKSNGEASCVYLSDTPEVIRKKVMRAVSDSGPTEMNQPKPEAIQNLFDLMKVVSSADTLAHFDELYNSCSIRYGDFKKQLAEDMVLATEPVRSRIQEISSDEEYLKKVVKLGAEKASESARKTIREVREIIGIKRLF from the coding sequence ATGAAGGAAACTGTCGTTAGCGGTATTAGAAGTACCGGAAAATTACATTTGGGCAACTACTACGGGGCGTTGAGCAACTTCGTAAAAATGCAGAACGATTATAACTGCTTCTTTTTTATTGCCGATTTGCACTCCCTAACCACGCATCCCACACCGGGCGACCTCAGTCGTACCGTGCGTGAGGTTGTTGTGGAGTACCTTGCCGCTGGAATAGATCCTGAAAAGTCAACCATTTACGTGCAGTCTGACGTTCCTGAAGTGGCAGAACTGTACCTCTACATGAATATGAATGCTTATCTCGGTGAGCTCGAGCGCGCCACCGCCTTTAAGGATAAAGTGCGTGCCAACCCCGACAATGTAAACGCCGGCTTACTCACCTATCCCGTACTTATGGCCTGCGATATTTTGTTGCACCATGGCACTAAAGTACCGGTGGGAAAAGATCAGGAACAACATCTTGAAATGACTCGTACCTTCGGCAATCGTTTTAACAGGCTATACAATGTCGACTATTTTAAGGAGGCTTTTGCTTTTTCTTACAGCGACAAGCTTGTTAAGATTCCGGGACTTGATGGTAACGGAAAAATGGGTAAATCAAATGGTGAGGCTAGTTGCGTGTACCTAAGCGACACTCCGGAGGTGATCCGCAAAAAGGTTATGCGTGCAGTTTCGGATTCCGGACCAACGGAAATGAACCAGCCAAAGCCAGAAGCTATCCAAAACCTGTTTGACCTCATGAAAGTGGTATCCTCCGCAGATACCTTGGCACATTTCGACGAGCTCTACAACAGCTGTTCGATTCGCTACGGAGACTTTAAAAAACAGCTCGCCGAAGATATGGTCCTCGCCACAGAACCCGTCCGTTCTCGTATACAGGAGATATCCAGCGACGAAGAGTACCTGAAGAAAGTAGTGAAGCTCGGCGCCGAAAAAGCTAGCGAGAGTGCTAGAAAAACTATCCGCGAGGTTCGAGAAATCATCGGTATCAAGCGGTTATTTTAA